GCGGCTCAACGACTCCGGATTCATCGTGCCGGGGCTCGGCGACGCGGGAGACCGGCAGTACGGCGCTAGGTAAGCCAGCCGGAAGCGTTGGCGTGCAAGGCTTTCTCGTACGCGTCGGAAACGCTGAAGCCGTCCGGCAAGCGGCCGGAGAGTTCCAGGGACACCAGGCCGTGCACGAAACCCCACAGGCTCACCGTGATCAGTTCCGGTGCGACGTCCTGGAACTGGCCGGACGTCACGGCGGCGCGGACTACCCCCATCAGCGGGGCGAGGGTGGCCTGGGCGACCTCGTCGGCCTCGGCGTTCGGTTCGAAGCCGGGCACGGAGCGGCTGAACATGATCGCGTACAGGTGCGGGTCGGCCAGTGCGCTTTCGCGGTAGGCGACGCCCAGGCGCACGAGGTCGGGTACCGGCTCGCCGGACAGGGGGACCCTCGCCAGCCGGGCGCCGAAGCGGCGGAAGCCTTCCACGTACAGGGCGTTCACCAGGTCCGGTTTGCTCCCGAACAGCGAGTACACCGCGGTGGTCGACGTGCCGGAGTCGGCGGCCAGTTTGCGCAGCGACAGGGCCTTGGGGCCGTCGGCGGAGATCAGTTCGCCTGCCCGATCCAGGAGCTTCAGCCGGAGGGTTTCGTCGTGCGTACGGGGGCGAGGCATGTACCCAGCGTAACGCAACAACGTTATAAAACGCGACCGCGACCGGCGGTTTCAGATTTGACCTGGAGTGCACTCCAGGTCGTACTGTCGAGCGCATGAGCTACTCGATAGCGGAAGCCGCACGACGTAGCGGCCTGTCGATCGACACCCTCAGGTACTACGAACGGATCAAGCTTCTCGAACCGCCCGCTCGCGATTCGGCGGGGCGGCGCGCCTACTCCGACGAGGACCTGAACTGGCTCGGCTTCCTCACGAAGCTGCGGCTCACCGGCATGCCGATCAAGAGCATGCGCGAGTACGCCTCGCTGCGCAGGCACGGGGTGGCCAGCGCGGGACGGCGCAAGGCGATCCTGGTGGAGCAACGGCAATCGGTCGCCGACCGCATCGCCGAGCTGCAGGGTTGTCTCGACATTCTGGACTACAAGATCGCCAACTACGAGCAGATCGAGCGCAAGGCCTTTGGCGTAGCGCCCGAAATGGAGGGAATTTCCGCGTGATCGGTACGAGGAAGCTCGGCGCACTGGAGGTCGGGGCACAGGGGCTCGGCTGCATGGGGATGAGCGCGGCCTACGGCGTGCGCGACAACGACAGCGAGTCCATCGCCACCATCCACCGGGCGCTGGAGCTGGGGGTGACCCTGCTCGACACGGCCAACGTGTACGGCGCGGGGGAGAACGAGAAGCTCGTCGGCAAGGCCATCGCCGACCGTCGCGACCAGGTGGTTCTCGCGACGAAGTTCGGCATCGTGCACACCGCCGAGGGCATGACCGCGCGCGGGGACGCCGCGTATGTGAAGCAGTGCTGCGACGAATCGCTGCAGCGGCTCGGGATCGACCACATCGACCTCTACTACCAGCACCGCGTCGACCCGAACGTCCCGATCGAGGAGACCTGGGGCGCGCTGGCCGAGCTGGTCCAGGCCGGAAAGATCCGCTTCGCCGGGATTTCCGAGGCGGGCGCCGACACCATCCGCCGGGCGCACGCGGTGCATCCGGTCACCGCGCTGCAGAGCGAATGGTCGCTGTGGACGCGCGGCATCGAGGACGAGATCCTCGGCACCTGCCGCGAACTGGGAGTCGGAATCGTGCCGTTCTCGCCGCTCGGCCGCGGATTCCTGACCGGCGCGGTCACCTCGGTGCAGGAGCTGCCCGAGGGGGACATGCGCCGGACCCTGCCGCGGTTCGCCGAGGACAACTTCGCGCGCAACATGGCGATCGTCGAGGCGCTGCGCGCGCTGGCCGCCGACAAGGGCGTCACGGCGGGGCAGCTCGCGCTCGCCTGGGTGCAGTCCCAGGGGGCCGACGTCGTGCCGATCCCGGGGACGAAGCGGCGGAAGTACCTGGAAGAGAACGTCGGCGCGGCCGAGCTGGAACTGTCCGAAGAGGACATCGCGGCCATCGAGAAGGCCGCTCCGGCCGAAGCGGTCGC
The nucleotide sequence above comes from Amycolatopsis sp. AA4. Encoded proteins:
- a CDS encoding TetR/AcrR family transcriptional regulator, encoding MPRPRTHDETLRLKLLDRAGELISADGPKALSLRKLAADSGTSTTAVYSLFGSKPDLVNALYVEGFRRFGARLARVPLSGEPVPDLVRLGVAYRESALADPHLYAIMFSRSVPGFEPNAEADEVAQATLAPLMGVVRAAVTSGQFQDVAPELITVSLWGFVHGLVSLELSGRLPDGFSVSDAYEKALHANASGWLT
- a CDS encoding aldo/keto reductase is translated as MIGTRKLGALEVGAQGLGCMGMSAAYGVRDNDSESIATIHRALELGVTLLDTANVYGAGENEKLVGKAIADRRDQVVLATKFGIVHTAEGMTARGDAAYVKQCCDESLQRLGIDHIDLYYQHRVDPNVPIEETWGALAELVQAGKIRFAGISEAGADTIRRAHAVHPVTALQSEWSLWTRGIEDEILGTCRELGVGIVPFSPLGRGFLTGAVTSVQELPEGDMRRTLPRFAEDNFARNMAIVEALRALAADKGVTAGQLALAWVQSQGADVVPIPGTKRRKYLEENVGAAELELSEEDIAAIEKAAPAEAVAGERYPEALARVTGK
- a CDS encoding MerR family transcriptional regulator, which codes for MSYSIAEAARRSGLSIDTLRYYERIKLLEPPARDSAGRRAYSDEDLNWLGFLTKLRLTGMPIKSMREYASLRRHGVASAGRRKAILVEQRQSVADRIAELQGCLDILDYKIANYEQIERKAFGVAPEMEGISA